The following DNA comes from Cytophagales bacterium.
CGGAACAATCTTAAAAGAACCGGTCGGCAAGGTGGCTGGATTGATCCTGATCTTCGTCCACAGTTCATCTTCAAGATAGACTTTATCCAATTTCTCGTTCACATCTCCTTCGGATTCAAAGTAGCTCAGTCCAGTCAGGGCGTAGTGGTTCTTTTCCAGATTCAGCTGCATAAAAGTATGGCCACACCACTCTTGTGAGGAGGTCGAAACTTTCAACGTATTCGGATACTTGTCATAAGAAATAGGTGTGAAAACCGAACTCATCATGGAATAGGGATAGATCCCTGTAATGAACTTCTTGGTAAAATTCAGTTTAAGCACCGACACATTATCGTCTCCTGCTCTTCCGGGATAGTCCAGCTTCACTTGTTTGGAGGCACTGAAAGGTTCTGTAACGAAGACCAGGACGGCATGCCCCTCATGGATCTCTCCATACCTCGCCTGCTGCAAAGAATAACTGGTCAGTTCCGCTTCTCCGGCATACCAGTAGTCATTGAACAGTTTGTTGTCCACCGGATCAATCTGTGTCGTTTGCGAGTAAGATTCGCAGGACATCAGACATAGGAAACTTAGAAGAATAAGTAGGTTTTTCATAAGCTCAAAGATTAAGCGACATATGGATAACTCGCCTGACATTAAAAATAGTTCAAGCTGAATTTCATCAGTGACATAGGGTTGACACCCAGGCGCATTTCTTTGAAAAAAACTTGACAATGGAAGCTCTGATCATCAAAGAAGAAATCCTGATCAATGGTACTACACAGGAAGTTTGGGACGCCCTGATCAATCCTGAGAAAACCAAACGATACATGTTCAATTGCGAAGCTGTCTCAAACTGGAAAGTAGGCAGTCGGTTGTTATGGAATGCCAACATCAATGGAAACCCCACAACTTTTGTGAGTGGCGTGGTGCGTGATTTTGAGCCTGAAAACAAATTGGTGTTCACCACTTTTGATCCAAATTCTTCAATTAAGGACATTCCGGAAAATCACATCCCAGTTACCTATACGTTAAGAGATAAAGCCGGTAAAACTTTCCTTACCGTCATGCAAGGGGATTTTTCCAGAGTAGCACAGGGTAGGAAAAGGTACGAAAGCACTATTGCCGGTGGGGGTTGGGCGAGTGTTTTGGCTGACTTAAAGAAGGTAGTAGAGCAATGAGCTATTTAGTAATGTTAGTTCTCAACTTGAAAAATGGGTGACTGAACTTCAATTACTTCACCGTCCGAAAAATCAAAAGTGAAAGTGAAATTTTGATTGATGGTGCTATCCGGCTGATCAAGAAGCTGAAAAATGATTTGAGAACCTACCTCACCAAATATCCAGGGGTCATTATTTTGACGATCAATAAATTGGTCTATTGTTCCCTCATTTAGAAATCGTCCAGTTGCCTTGAACATGCCTGCCAGGTCATCTCCACTGTTGAACGTATTACCTCCAGTATAGATGGGTTGATCAGCAGTGATTTTTAAAGATTCGATGGATTGTGTCGGTTCTGGAAGCGCTGGTTCTCGGGCTTGTGCAACGTTTACTAACGAAAAACTATTCCCATGGCTTTGTGAAATTTCAAAATAATCAACCTCAGAGACAGAAATTCTTATCGCAGCCTCCTCATATTGCGTGCTGATAGAAAAGTCAAATTCTGAAGAGGTGTACCTACCTACCTGAGCAATGACTTCTGTTATTCGGGTTCCTAATGAAGAATTCCCCGGATCAGTCACACATGCAATTGGGAAATGTGTCACTAGCGCGATGATCAATAAGGTGAATGTTTGTTTTTTCATTAGGAGTTGTTTTTTCGGACGTATTTACGCGGTGGACCCATTAATCTCCTCAAGGGTTTTTCACCCGTATTGATAACATGGTCTCCACAATCTATTGATCAAGTTAATTGAATCCTTTCAAACGTTCCCATATGGTTAAGGGGATTTTCGCTTCATGCGGACAAATTTCTGCGATTGGATAAAGACGATAAAAAAAATGCACCCTTACCCGAAGCGAGGTAAGGATGCATGGACACCTGGTTTGTGTTAATTACTCTGAG
Coding sequences within:
- a CDS encoding SRPBCC domain-containing protein codes for the protein MEALIIKEEILINGTTQEVWDALINPEKTKRYMFNCEAVSNWKVGSRLLWNANINGNPTTFVSGVVRDFEPENKLVFTTFDPNSSIKDIPENHIPVTYTLRDKAGKTFLTVMQGDFSRVAQGRKRYESTIAGGGWASVLADLKKVVEQ